The Rhodospirillaceae bacterium genome includes a window with the following:
- the folE gene encoding GTP cyclohydrolase I FolE, with product MSSKSATPCRPIAIAQTRPTKAEAEDAVRILLRWAGEDPDREGLLDTPDRVVRSYREFFAGYEEDPVELLQRTFEETDGYDEMVVLRDIRFESHCEHHLAPIIGVAHVAYLPKCRVIGISKLARVIEVYARRMQIQEKMTVQIATAIHEVLEPKGVAVVLEAEHHCMTTRGIHKPGVAMVTSHMTGAFRENAATRREFMAMIG from the coding sequence TGCCGCCCCATTGCCATCGCACAGACGCGCCCAACAAAGGCAGAGGCGGAGGACGCCGTGCGGATACTTCTTCGCTGGGCGGGCGAAGACCCGGATCGCGAGGGTCTTCTCGATACGCCGGATCGTGTCGTGCGTTCCTACCGCGAGTTTTTTGCCGGTTACGAGGAAGACCCGGTCGAACTTCTCCAGCGTACGTTCGAAGAGACGGACGGCTACGACGAAATGGTTGTTCTGCGCGACATTCGCTTTGAATCCCATTGCGAACACCACCTTGCGCCGATCATTGGCGTTGCCCATGTCGCTTATCTTCCGAAATGTCGGGTTATCGGCATCAGCAAACTCGCACGGGTTATCGAAGTCTATGCAAGGCGGATGCAGATTCAGGAAAAGATGACGGTACAGATTGCCACTGCCATTCACGAAGTTCTGGAGCCAAAGGGCGTCGCGGTAGTGCTCGAAGCGGAACATCACTGCATGACGACGCGCGGCATCCACAAACCGGGGGTCGCGATGGTCACCAGCCATATGACCGGCGCGTTTCGGGAGAATGCGGCAACGCGGCGTGAATTTATGGCGATGATTGGCTAG